The DNA window CTGGCGGATATCGCCTTCGTCGGCGGCAGTCTGGTGCCCAATGGCGGGCACAACCTGCTGGAGCCGGCCGCGTTGGGTAAACCAGTGCTCAGCGGCCCGCACCTGTTCAATTTCCTCGATATTTCCGCACAGCTGCGCGAAGAAGGGGCCTTGCTGGAGGTCGCCGATGACGAGGGCCTGGCCCAGGCATTGCAAACGCTGGAGCAGGAGCCCGGCCGCCGCGCAGCGATGAGCCGGGCCGGCTTGCGCGTGCTACGCCGCAACCAGGGGGCGCTGGCGCGGGTGCTGGAAGCGGTTGGAAAGCTGTTCAAGGCTTGACGTTCTGGCCTTGCGCTCGGATCCCTGAGCGTAAAAATTGGCGGCTGCTTTCAGTGCTTCCTTTCGACGATATAGCGCGCCAGCTCCGATAGCGCCTGGGCGTGTTCGCCGAACGGCTGCAAGGCCTGCTGTGCCTCGGCGCAGAGTCCGCGGGCATAGTCCTTGGCGGCTTGCAGGCCGAGCAGGGCCGGGTAGGTGGGTTTGTCGTGGGCCTGGTCCTTGCCCTGGGTCTTGCCGAGGGTGGCGGTGTCGCTTTCCACATCGAGCACGTCGTCCTGCACCTGGAAGGCCAAGCCGACGGCTTCGGCATAACGGTGCAGGGCGTCAAGGCTGGCCGGGTCGGCATTGCCGCTGGCCAGTGCGCCAAGGCGCACGCTGGCCTCGATCAGTGCGCCGGTCTTGTGCCGGTGCATGCGCATCAGGTCGGCCTGATCCAGGCGCTGTCCGACCGAGCCCAGGTCGATGGCCTGTCCGCCTACCATGCCGGCGGAGCCTGCCGCCCGTGCCAGGGTGCTGAACATGCGCAGGCGCAAGGCCGGGTCGGCGGGGTTGAAGCGTGCTTCGGCCAGGGTCTCAAAGGCCAGGCTTTGCAGGCCATCGCCCGCGAGGATCGCGCAGGCTTCGTCGAAGGCCTTGTGGGTGGTCGGCTGGCCACGGCGCAGGTCGTCGTCGTCCATGGCCGGCAGATCGTCATGCACCAGCGAGTAGGCGTGGATCAGTTCCACCGCGCAGGCGGCGCCATCTGCCTGGGCGCGGTCGCCGCGCAGGGCGTCGCTGGCGGCATAAACGAGCAGCGGGCGCACCCGTTTGCCGCCGTTCATCACGCTGTAGCGCATGGCCTGGTAGAGGCGTTCGAGCTGGGGCAGGGGCGGTGTGAATAGGCTGTCCAGGCAGTGGTCGACACGTTCCTGGCAGTGGCGCTGGTAGTCTCCGATCATGCCTGCGGGTCCGCCTCGAATGGCTGCTCGCGCAAGTCGCCGTCCTGTTGCAGCAGGATTTTCACTTTCTGTTCGGCCTGGTCTAGGGCGGCCTGGCATTCACGGGTCAGGCCGATGCCTTGCTCGAAGCAGGCGAGCGAGTCTTCCAGCGACAGCTCGCCGCTTTCCAGGCGCTCGACCAGTTGTTGCAGGTCGGCGAGGGATTTTTCAAAATCGAGGGTGGCTTTCTTGCGGGCCATTGGCAAACCTGTGGTTCAAGGCGGTATCTGAAGGTGGCGCGACATTAGCAAGAAAGGCCACTTCGGGCCACCACGTCGGCCTAGTGCTCAGGGCAAGTGCTGTATGAAGGGTGAAACTGGATGGGCAGTGTTGTCTTGGTATTTTGGCGTACACCCGTCAGCCTTGTGGTGGCTGAGCCACCGGTTTCGGCCTTACGCCGAGTCACTTTCTCTTGTTCGCACAAGAGAAAGTGACCAAAGAGAATGCGCCCCCAGCATACGGCCCCTGCGCTTCGCTACGGGGTTCCCTCGCTCCATCGCCGTTCCAGGGGCACGCCGCGAAGGGCCATCCATGGCCCATCGCGCCTCTCGCGGCATCCCTGCCGCTCAACCCCTTACACGACGATTCCGCTCGGCCTCCTGATGGGGGTGGTGAAGCGTGCGGTGACTGGAAGATCGAATTAAACAGACTTGATTGAAGTTTGTCTTTAGGTCTTGTCTGCAAGGGATGTTATAGACGCAGCATCCCCCCCCTTTCAGAAGGCTGAACGCCGGCCCCCGGAGCGATGCCGGAGTGAAGGAACCCCGTAGCGAAGCGCAGGGGCCGTATGACTGGGGGCGTGTTTCTTTGCTTCCTTTCTTTGCACGAGCAAAGAAAGGGAGGCGCCGTAAGGGCGCAACCGGTGGCCCAGTCACCACAAATGCTGCGGGTGTACGCAAAAAGCCCAGCCAATATTGTTTAGCCTCCACCCCGATTCCTCCACCTCCCTGCGCCTGATTACTCGCTACGCGACCGCCCCGGCCCATGCAGACGAATGACAATCTCGCTATCGGCATCGCCATGGATAAAGCGGCTCTTGCCCGGACGTGGCTTGCCGTTGAACAGCGACGGGTCGTTGGAGAAGCCGACCGGCTCCAATGGAATACCTCGCGGGCTCAGGTCGAGGTGCCCGTTGCCGTTGCTGTCCTGGAACAACTGGATGGCGTATTCGCCGGGCGGCAGTCGGGGCAGGCGCACCAGCGTTGAATCGCTCTGTGCCTGATAGAGGGCGGGCTCCCAGGTTTTCTGCGTGGCGGGCACCAGCGCCAGGTGGACGCTGCCCTCGGCCTGCCTGCCCTCGACCCGCACCAGCAGATCGCCCGCCAATGCCGTGCCGGGCAATAGCAGCAGGCCTATTACAGTTCGAAGAATTCTCTGTGGCATAATCCGGCCCATTTTGCAGGGGATCCTCTTGGCATGCGGCAGGTTCTAGTCGTCCATTTTTCCCAGACCGGCCAGTTGGATCGGCTGGTCCGTTCGGTCTGCGCACCATTGCAGGCCGACGAGGGTATCCAGGTCGATTTCCTGGCGTTACACCCCGCGCAGCCCTTTCCCTTTCCCTGGCCATTCCTGAAGTTCTTCCGCGTCTTCCCGGAAACCGTGCTGATGCGCCCGCAGCCTTTGCTGCCGTTCGAGATCGACACGGACAAGGACTACGATCTGGTGATCCTCGCCTATCAGGTCTGGTTCCTGTCGCCGTCGCTGCCGCTGACCAGCTTCCTGGCCTCGCCCGAGGCGGTCAGGCTGCTGCGCGACACGCCGGTGGTGACGCTGATCGGTTGCCGCAACATGTGGCTGATGGCGCAGGAGAAGGTCAAGGCGCGACTGGCACAGCTGGGCGCGCGACTGGTGGATAATATCGCCCTGACCGACGCTTGCGGTACTGCCGCGAGCTTCCTGGCGACGCCATTGTGGCTGTTCACCGGCCGGCGCAAGGCCTGGTCCTGGGTGCCCCGTGCCGGTATCGCCGATGAAGAGATCACGGCGGCGCAACGCTTTGGCGAGGCCATGCGCGTGCGTTTGCGGGCCGATGAGCGCCCGGTGTGCCAGCCCATGCTGCAAGGCCTGGGCGCGGTGCGGGTCGATGAGAAGCTGATCGCCAGCGAGCGGGTCGGCAACCGGAGTTTCCAGGTATGGGGGCGCCTGTTGTCCGCCCTGGGTCCGCAGGACAGCCTGCGCCGGGGTATCGGCCTGGTGTTCTATATCGCTTTCCTGATTTGCCTGATCCTGACCGTGGTGCCGCTGGGTGCCCTGTTGAAAAAACTGCTGGCCCCGTTGTCGCGGGAGCGCACACAGCGTGAAAGAGCCTATTTCGCTCAGCCTTCCGGCGAGTAGCCCGTAAAGGAGTGACAGTGGTACAGCCCGTTTTCATCAACCGCATCAGCGCCTGCCTGCCTTTCGACGCCGTCGACAACGAGCATATGGAACAACGCCTCGGCCAGGTCGGTGGCCGCCCGTCACGGGCCCGCAAGCTGGTGCTGCGGCGCAATGGCATCCGCCAGCGCCATTATGTGATCGACCCGGCCACCGGCGAACCCGCCATGAACAACGCCCAGCTCAGTGCCCAGGCGGTGCGCGGCCTGGCTGGCCCTGGCTTCGAACTGGACAGCCTGGACTGCCTGGTGGCGGGCACTTCGTCGCCGGACCAACTGATGCCGGGCCATGCCGTGATGGTGCATGGCGAGCTGGGCAATCCGTCCTGCGAGGTGGTCACCACCGCGGGTATCTGCCTGTGTGGTGTGACCGCGATGAAGTACGCCTGGCTCAGCGTGGCCAGTGGCGAGAGTCGCAATGCCGTCGCCTGCGGCTCGGAAGTGGCCTCGGGGATGATGCATGCGCGCAATTTCGACGGCGAGTACGAGAGCCGCGTCGATGAGCTTGAACAGCATCCGGAGATCGCCTTCGAGAAGGATTTCCTGCGCTGGATGCTTTCAGACGGCGCTGGCGCCGTCTGGTTGCAGGACCGTCCCAACGCCCGGGGCCTGAGTCTGCGCGTCGACTGGATCGACATCCTGTCCTTCGCCGACCGCCTGCCCGCCTGCATGTATGCCGGCGCGGAGAAGGTGGATGGGCAACTGCGCGGCTGGGCCCTGTTCGACAGCGAGCAGCGCAGCCGGCTGTCGCTGATGGCGGTCAAGCAGGACGTGCGGTTGCTCAATGAGAACATCGTGCGCTACACCGTCGAAGAGACCCTTGCGCGCATCCTGCAACGCCGTGAACTGCGTGCCGAGGCGATCGATCACTTCCTGCCGCATTATTCCTCGGAGTATTTCCGCGACCTGCTGGCCGAAGGCTTGCAGCGGGTTGGCCTGGCGATTCCCCAGGAGCGCTGGTTCACCAACCTGACCCGCAAGGGCAACGTCGGCTCGGCCTCGATCTACCTGATCCTCGAAGAGCTGTTCAACAGCGGGCGCCTGCGCAGTGGAGAGACATTGCTCTGCTACATCCCCGAGAGCGGTCGTTTTTCCAGTGCCTTCATGCATCTGACGGTGGTTGGCGATGAAGCTTGACGAAGTGCCCCAGGACGCCAATTCCATCTATGGCGGACACAGCAAGTTGCTCTACGCGGTGGACGAGAAAGGCCACTACCAGGGCGCGCAGAGCACGGGCTGGGACGCCGAAGCCTATTCCACGCGCCAGGCCCTGGCCGAGTTGCAGCACCTGGAGGCGGAGGCCGAAGCCGCTTGGCGGCGTGGTGAAGCCTCGCCATTGCAATGCCTGATGTACCGCTATCGCCTGGATGAGCCGGCCCTGGCCCAGGTGACCGGGCTGTGGCGCTGGCGCATTCGCCGGCATTTTCGCCCGCAGGTCTACCGCCGCCTCGGCGCTGCGCTACTGGCGCGCTATGCCGAGGCCTTCGGTTTGCCCGTCGAGCAATTGATCGATTACCAGAAGGATGCGGCATGACGGCTTTCCAGCACAGACAGAGCGCCCACTGCGAGAGTGGTGTCATGGCCAGCCTGCTGACCCACGCCGGGTTGCCCATGAGCGAGCCGATGGCGTTCGGCCTGGCTTCCGGCCTGGCGTTCGCCTACCTGCCGATCGTCAAGCTCAGCGGCATGCCGCTGATCGCCTACCGCATGCCGCCCCGGCACCTGATCAAGACCTTGAGCAAACGCCTGGGCGCACGTCTGCACAGCCAGACCTTCAACTCGCCGGAGCGGGGCCGCCAGGCGCTGGATACGCTGCTCGACAGCGGCCGCCTGGCCGGCCTGCAGAGTTCGGTGTTCTGGTTGCCGTATTTCCCGCCGGAGATGCGCTTTCACTTCAATGCCCACAACCTGCTGGCCTATGGCCGCGAGGGTGACGAATACCTGATCAGCGATCCGGTGTTCGAAGAGCCGGTGCGCTGCGCCGGAGCGGATTTGCAGAAAGCGCGCTTCGCCAAGGGCGCGCTGGCGGCCAAGGGGCTGATGTACTGGCTGGACGATGTGCCGCTGGAGCAGGACTGGTCGCGCCTGGTGCGCAAGAGCGTGCTGTCGACCACGCGCATTCTCGATGGCATGCCGCTGCCCTGGATCGGTATCCGTGGCATTGACCACCTGGCCAGCCAGGTTGAACGCCTCGATCCGACGCAGGCCAAGTACAACCGCCTGTACCTCACGCACATCGTGCGCATGCAGGAGGAGATCGGTACCGGGGGCGCCGGTTTCCGTTTCATGTACGCGTCTTTCCTCGAAGAGGCTGGCGAGAAGATCGGAGCGCCCGAACTGCGCGAGGCATCGCGGCGCCTGACCGCCATCGGCGACGACTGGCGTCAGTTCGCTTCGGGTTGTGTGCGGGCCAGTCGTGCCAAGGGTGAAGCGCCGGACTTTCGCCCCATCGCAGAGAGCTTGCGCGCCATCGCCCGGCAGGAGCGTGAGTTGATGAAGGAACTGTCAGCCTGGTCTCGCCGTAAACAATAGGCTTAGGTTTTCGTAGGGTGCGCCATGCGCACCGGGCCAGCGCTACGGTATCTCTCGGTGCGCATGGCGCACCCTACGGCAGGCTTGTGCGGGTGATCTTGAGAGAAGCGCTCAGTTCGGCAAAGCCTTCCGCGAGCCTGTTGTGAGGGCCGTTTTCCAGCAGGGCGGCCTGCACGGTGAAGTCTGCCTGTTCGTCCACCACCAGCAACAGCGCCTGGCTGACACTGCCGTCGGCCAGGTCGAGGGTGGCCAGCTGTTGTAGCTGGCGCCAGACGCGCGGCCCGGCGCCGATGAACAGGTTGGGGCCTTCCAGGCCGAGTTGCTGGGCCACGTGGAAGCCGGCGGCATTGCTGACGCTGTTGACGAATTCGAACGGCTTGGGCTGTCGCTGCTGCACGCAGACAGCGTCGAGCAGGGCGCCCATGGTGCTGCGCGCCGGGTGGCGCGAGGCGAGGTAGAGGCCGCAGTCGCTGCGTACCTGGCCTTTCAGTGGTGCTGCGCCGAGCAAGGCCAGCAGGATCAGCCGGTCGATACGCCGTGGAGGGTTGGGCAGCCATTCGACGAGGGCTGATTTCAGTGCCTTGTCGTCGCACTGGGCGTTGCCGTGCAGTTCATGGGCGGCGATCACCTTCATGTTCTCATTCCCTGCAAGACCAGGCTGGCATTGTTGCCGCCGAAGCCGAAGAAGTTGGCCATCAGCAGGCCATCCGTCGGCATGCCGAAGGCGGCCGTCGGCAGCGGCAAAAGGGCTTCGCGCGCGTAGTCGAGTGGCGGTAACTGCCCCAGGCGCAAGGCGCTGAGCAGCAGCAGCGGTTCGCTCAGCCCGCAGGCGCCGAGGGTATGCCCGAGCCAGGGCTTGAGTACGCTCAGGGGTGGCGGTGTATCGCCGAACAGGCGGCGGATACCGTTGCTCTCCGCCAGGTCGTTGGCCCCGGTAGCGGTGCCATGCAGTTTGACCAGGGCAATGTCCTCGACCTGCCGGCCAGCGCTGTGCAGGGCGCGTTGCATGACCCAGTCGATATGGCTGCCGTCCTCGCGGGTGCTGGTCAGGCTGCTGGTGTCGCAGGCGCTGAAGCCGCCGAGCAGACGCGCCAGCGGTGCGGGTCCGGGCTCCAGGCCGAGCAGGGTGGCGGCATAGGCCTCACCCAGCACCAGCCCATCGCGCTGGGGATGGAAGGGGCGATACTGGCCGCTGGGGCTGCTCAGGTCGAGGGCGCCGAAACCTTGCATGGCCAGCACGCTGGGTGTCTCGAAGGCTAATACCAGTACGCGCCGGCAATGCCCGGCCGCCAGCAGGCGGGCACCGTAGAGCAGCCCGTTGGCGGCGCTGGTGCAGGCGGTGTTGAGGGTGAAGGCATCGAGAAAGCCCCAGCGCTGGCCCAGGCGCTCGGCCAGCAGGTCGAGGGGCGTCGAGTGCTCGCGGCGGAAGCCCTGCTCGCGCGTGGCACGGGCTTCCAGCTCGTTGATGTCCAGGCTGGTGCTGGCGATCAGCAGCAGGCAGTCGGCGGCGGAGTCATTGCCCAGCGTCTCGGCCAGCAGACGGTCCAGCCGTCGCTCCAGGTCGTCGGCATCGGCCCGGACGTTCAGGTAGCTGCGCGGCTCGCCCCGTTCATGCAGGGTGAACGGCTTTGCCGTGGGCTTGCGGTCTTCGTGCAAGGCCTGGGCTGCGCTCTCCAGGTCCGCGCCGAGGGCGCTCAGCAGTGCGCTGCGTTGCAGGTAGACCGGCGTCATGAAGGTTCGCGGATGAAGGCGGCGATGCTGGCGATGCTGTTGAGTATGCGCCGCCCGTCCTTGGCGCCCTCGATGCGCACGCCATAGTGCTGTTGCAGGGCCAGCGAGACTTGCAGGGCGTCCAGGCTGTCCATCTGGATGCGGCTGTGCTGTCCGAACAGGGGTTCGTCATCGCTGATGCTTTGCCAGTCGATGTCGTCTTCCTTGTCGCATTCACGAATCAGCAGTTGCTTGAGCTGTTGTTCTAGTTGCTGGTTGTCCATTGCGTTTGCCGTACTCGTTTGCGAAACAGGAGCAGCCCACCCGTGCCGAACAGTGCGGCGAACAGCGCGAGGCGGATACAGTAGGGAAGGATGTCGGCCAGGTCACCCTGGCCGACCAGTAGCGTGAGAAAGGCATCCAGCGCCCAGCTCATCGGTGAAATCTCGGCCAGTCGGCTCATGGCTTCGGGCATGACGCTCTTGGGCACCATGATGCCGCCGATGGCGGCGAGGATGATATTGATCCCGCCGCCGAGCAGCAATGCCTGTTCGCCGCTGCGCGCCAGGGCTGCGAGGAACAGGCCGAGGCTGCAGGCGGCGAGGCTCAGGCAGAGCGCCAGCAGTGGATAGGCCAGGGCGCTGCCCGGCAGGCTCAGGCCGCTCAGGCCCAGCAGCGGCAGGCCGTACAGGCCGATGCTCAGCAGCACGGCGAATTGCAGCAGGTTGAGGGCCAGGTAAGGCAACAGCTTGCTCAGGATCAGCGTTCCCGTGCCGAGGCCCAGGGCGCGGAAGCGCAGCAGGGTACCGTTCTGCTGTTCGCGCTGGAAGCCGCCCGCCATCGGCAGGGCGATGAAGAACATGCCGAAGATCAGCCAGGCCGGCACGCTCAACTGGCTGCCGTTGGCCTGGCCGCTGAGTTCGCCGCTGGCGAGCAGTTGCCGTTCTGGGATGTCGCTCTGGGTGCGTTGCTGGATCAGCAGCAGGCGCTCGTCCGCGTCGATGTCGGGCGGCAGCGCATCGCTGTCCTGCAGGTAGGCCAGCAGGCGCGTCTGCGCCAGGGCGATGGTCAGGGCCGCACGCAGGTGCTGGCGGCTCTGGTTGTCCAGACGCGCCGGGAAGCTCAGTTGCGGTCCCTGGTGCGGGGTTTCCAGCAGGGTTTGCGAGAAGTCCTCGGGCAGGCTGATCCGTGGCAGCGCTTCGTCCGAGT is part of the Pseudomonas sp. ABC1 genome and encodes:
- a CDS encoding beta-ketoacyl synthase N-terminal-like domain-containing protein — translated: MTPVYLQRSALLSALGADLESAAQALHEDRKPTAKPFTLHERGEPRSYLNVRADADDLERRLDRLLAETLGNDSAADCLLLIASTSLDINELEARATREQGFRREHSTPLDLLAERLGQRWGFLDAFTLNTACTSAANGLLYGARLLAAGHCRRVLVLAFETPSVLAMQGFGALDLSSPSGQYRPFHPQRDGLVLGEAYAATLLGLEPGPAPLARLLGGFSACDTSSLTSTREDGSHIDWVMQRALHSAGRQVEDIALVKLHGTATGANDLAESNGIRRLFGDTPPPLSVLKPWLGHTLGACGLSEPLLLLSALRLGQLPPLDYAREALLPLPTAAFGMPTDGLLMANFFGFGGNNASLVLQGMRT
- a CDS encoding dialkylrecorsinol condensing enzyme — protein: MRQVLVVHFSQTGQLDRLVRSVCAPLQADEGIQVDFLALHPAQPFPFPWPFLKFFRVFPETVLMRPQPLLPFEIDTDKDYDLVILAYQVWFLSPSLPLTSFLASPEAVRLLRDTPVVTLIGCRNMWLMAQEKVKARLAQLGARLVDNIALTDACGTAASFLATPLWLFTGRRKAWSWVPRAGIADEEITAAQRFGEAMRVRLRADERPVCQPMLQGLGAVRVDEKLIASERVGNRSFQVWGRLLSALGPQDSLRRGIGLVFYIAFLICLILTVVPLGALLKKLLAPLSRERTQRERAYFAQPSGE
- a CDS encoding BtrH N-terminal domain-containing protein — encoded protein: MTAFQHRQSAHCESGVMASLLTHAGLPMSEPMAFGLASGLAFAYLPIVKLSGMPLIAYRMPPRHLIKTLSKRLGARLHSQTFNSPERGRQALDTLLDSGRLAGLQSSVFWLPYFPPEMRFHFNAHNLLAYGREGDEYLISDPVFEEPVRCAGADLQKARFAKGALAAKGLMYWLDDVPLEQDWSRLVRKSVLSTTRILDGMPLPWIGIRGIDHLASQVERLDPTQAKYNRLYLTHIVRMQEEIGTGGAGFRFMYASFLEEAGEKIGAPELREASRRLTAIGDDWRQFASGCVRASRAKGEAPDFRPIAESLRAIARQERELMKELSAWSRRKQ
- a CDS encoding beta-ketoacyl-ACP synthase III; its protein translation is MVQPVFINRISACLPFDAVDNEHMEQRLGQVGGRPSRARKLVLRRNGIRQRHYVIDPATGEPAMNNAQLSAQAVRGLAGPGFELDSLDCLVAGTSSPDQLMPGHAVMVHGELGNPSCEVVTTAGICLCGVTAMKYAWLSVASGESRNAVACGSEVASGMMHARNFDGEYESRVDELEQHPEIAFEKDFLRWMLSDGAGAVWLQDRPNARGLSLRVDWIDILSFADRLPACMYAGAEKVDGQLRGWALFDSEQRSRLSLMAVKQDVRLLNENIVRYTVEETLARILQRRELRAEAIDHFLPHYSSEYFRDLLAEGLQRVGLAIPQERWFTNLTRKGNVGSASIYLILEELFNSGRLRSGETLLCYIPESGRFSSAFMHLTVVGDEA
- a CDS encoding ABC transporter permease, whose protein sequence is MSALLALSRKEVALLLRDPHALAVLFIMPVLFLLVMAAALSSYMQEEAPTLRLVLEVPHADDASDFLRTALQAQLPGSDLLEHSDEALPRISLPEDFSQTLLETPHQGPQLSFPARLDNQSRQHLRAALTIALAQTRLLAYLQDSDALPPDIDADERLLLIQQRTQSDIPERQLLASGELSGQANGSQLSVPAWLIFGMFFIALPMAGGFQREQQNGTLLRFRALGLGTGTLILSKLLPYLALNLLQFAVLLSIGLYGLPLLGLSGLSLPGSALAYPLLALCLSLAACSLGLFLAALARSGEQALLLGGGINIILAAIGGIMVPKSVMPEAMSRLAEISPMSWALDAFLTLLVGQGDLADILPYCIRLALFAALFGTGGLLLFRKRVRQTQWTTSN
- the ispA gene encoding (2E,6E)-farnesyl diphosphate synthase, which codes for MIGDYQRHCQERVDHCLDSLFTPPLPQLERLYQAMRYSVMNGGKRVRPLLVYAASDALRGDRAQADGAACAVELIHAYSLVHDDLPAMDDDDLRRGQPTTHKAFDEACAILAGDGLQSLAFETLAEARFNPADPALRLRMFSTLARAAGSAGMVGGQAIDLGSVGQRLDQADLMRMHRHKTGALIEASVRLGALASGNADPASLDALHRYAEAVGLAFQVQDDVLDVESDTATLGKTQGKDQAHDKPTYPALLGLQAAKDYARGLCAEAQQALQPFGEHAQALSELARYIVERKH
- a CDS encoding acyl carrier protein — encoded protein: MDNQQLEQQLKQLLIRECDKEDDIDWQSISDDEPLFGQHSRIQMDSLDALQVSLALQQHYGVRIEGAKDGRRILNSIASIAAFIREPS
- a CDS encoding DUF2141 domain-containing protein; the protein is MPQRILRTVIGLLLLPGTALAGDLLVRVEGRQAEGSVHLALVPATQKTWEPALYQAQSDSTLVRLPRLPPGEYAIQLFQDSNGNGHLDLSPRGIPLEPVGFSNDPSLFNGKPRPGKSRFIHGDADSEIVIRLHGPGRSRSE
- a CDS encoding exodeoxyribonuclease VII small subunit, with amino-acid sequence MARKKATLDFEKSLADLQQLVERLESGELSLEDSLACFEQGIGLTRECQAALDQAEQKVKILLQQDGDLREQPFEADPQA